The following coding sequences lie in one Miscanthus floridulus cultivar M001 chromosome 9, ASM1932011v1, whole genome shotgun sequence genomic window:
- the LOC136479101 gene encoding uncharacterized protein, translated as MVYGDSALVINQINKDWSCTSEKMDAYCAEIRKLEVKFYGLEFHHVVQDENQAADRLSKIGSTRAQVPVGVFVQDLRTPSIKPGQEVEEMLPTEQLVLVVPGPSIDWRELFIKYLTIAEVPTNKIGAERLIPRSKNYVLVDGKLMRKNAKKELLQKCISQEEGMRILNEIHAGSCDNHVASRSLVDKAFRGGFYWPSAVADAESLV; from the coding sequence ATGGTTTATGGTGACTCCGCTCTGGTAATCAACCAGATCAACAAGGATTGGTCCTgcaccagtgagaagatggacgcctATTGTGCTGAAATTAGAAAATTAGAAGTTAAATTCTATGGTCTCGAATTTCATCATGTTGTTCAAGATGAGAACCAGGCAGCTGACCGGCTATCTAAGATAGGGTCGACCAGAGCTCAAGTTCCAGTAGGAGTTTTCGTCCAGGACCTCAGGACACCATCTATTAAGCCGGGGCAGGAGGTTGAAGAAATGCTCCCGACCGAGCAGTTAGTTCTGGTGGTCCCTGGGCCTAGCATCGATTGGAGAGAActtttcatcaagtacctaactaTTGCAGAAGTGCCGACCAACAAGATTGGGGCAGAGCGTCTTATTCCTCGTAGCAAGAACTATGTGTTAGTTGATGGCAAGTTGATGAGGAAGAATGCGAAGAAGGAgctactacagaaatgcatctcTCAGGAAGAGGGAATGAGGATACTCAATGAAATCCATGCTGGTTCATGTGACAACCATGTAGCCTCTAGGAGTCTGGTCGACAAGGCTTTCCGAGGAGGTTTCTACTGGCCTTCTGCCGTGGCGGATGCGGAGTCACTAGTTTGA